A stretch of DNA from Babesia bovis T2Bo chromosome 2, whole genome shotgun sequence:
TAGATAACGAATATACAGGTGGGAAAGATCGCATAGTCAAGTTGTGGTGTCATTGATCATAATGTCGCGCCAATGTTAATGATGCCTAAACACAGGGTACGCTAGCAGTACCTTTCGAAAATCGCAACAATGTACTCTACGGAGTACGAACTTGTACTTCGGCTTCTAGAGTATTATTTTGGAAGGAAAGTAGCGAAGGTCGGAGCTGCCTTGCTCTTGCGTGGCCATGTGCCGTTGCAAAGGCTCATGAGTAACTCGCACACCGACTTCAAGAACATTAGAAACAGTCTAATAATACTGATACATCATGGATTTGCTGAATATAGCGTACAAATGCAACCATGTGGAGGAAGACGGACGTTAATGCCGGTGTACACAATCAACAGTAACCGAGCCCTTATGTACCCGCTTCTACCCTTCGGGTGTCTTATGGCCAAGAAGGAGTTAGGTAATACATGCTACGATGTCCTTCTTCTGGCTGCAAAATGCGCCACTATATCGCAACGCCGCCTTGGCGAAATGTGCACCAACACATTGGGGATTACGTCCAACGATTTCATGGCTTCTATTGCCATGCTCAAACAAGCAGGTTACCTAACGATTTGTGAATCATTCGACCATCGCATGACCGCAGTAGAGGTCAACATCAGGGGCCATGATGCCAATGATCCCTTGGCAGCAATGAACACTGCCATATATCACGTTATGCAGGGCGCTGAGCTCACAGGGGCTGACGGGCCTGTTCTTCGAGTGAATGTAGAATTCATAGTTAACCATCTACTAAAGGATGAAATTGTGAGTCTTGTATGCAAGAGAGTTGGTGATATGCCAATGGTACGTGCCATCATGAAAGTGCTGATGGACAACCAAGAGGATAAGTGGCCTATGCCGGTTGACCACGCGAAATTAGAGAATAGCGTCCTCAATGTGTTGCAAAAGGAATTCAACCAGGAGGCTAAAGGAGAGCAGGTTGTAAGACTGCTGAACGCGTTGAACAAACATCCAGATAACCTGGTACAATACGAAGCTGTCACCCGAAGCTACTATCTAGATTGGGAAAAGGCAAAACGTATGTTACGTAAAAAGGCATTATTCGGGTAAGTCGTAGACCAGCAGTAATTACTGACAAACAGTTGCGTAAGACAGCTTTGCGGCTCCAAAGCAGCACGTGTATGGAACCTCCTGGTATCGGAAGTGGATACGGATAATAACGTGATGTTTGATGCCCCAAAGGTTAGCACGCGTGCGTTGGTATCCATGCAAACGGCAAGGAGTATACTTTACCAATTAACACTACATGGATTCGCAAAACACCATGAAACGGATGGTGTTGGAGTGCCAGTAACACCTGCTGCCGCTAACGATCGCCACGTTCTATCCTTTTCGTCAACTATAGATATGGTATGTTGCATACTAGAATGTAAGTAACATACAGACTCATATACAACTAATGAAGAACTCGTTCAAATTCGCATCTAACCTACTGGAACGCCTGGAGCATGAAAAGGTCCGCATATTCCACAGCTACTTCGTACAATCAAGTAAAAAGGATGTCGAGGGCAATGCATATAGGAAGAAGATTGATACTGTTGAGGCACATCTGTTCCACGTGACTAAATTCTTGGCTTTGATGCAAAAGCTATGCACAGAGTCAGGTGTAAACTAGTAATGGCTGCAAAAACACACCATAACGGTGTAACATAGCACACATTGCGTTAATGTAGCTTGTTTGTAGTTATAAGTGTGTTTATGGTATCAGAAGGTCAACTGAATGTAACGGCGGCAAACTTATACGCATACCTAATACAACAAGAACATATTATCATTGAAAATGCATCCataatatttatatataatttttatacaatttaataaacatgaTGCTTCGCTTTTTTATGGAATCCTTGGCTTAACCTAGATAACGTCGCGGGGTGTATCTGCCTGCAAGTGCACATCACGTAAAATGTAGTAATGACATAATAagacatttatatatactttttCACATAGAAGGCAACAGAAATTAGCCGTATCGCGAAAGAAAGCGACGGCTTTGCTTGCCAACAAAAGCAACTACTCATGTCGGTGCTACGACACAGCATGAACATAGTATGATCGTcctataaaaatgaagaaagTGTCAATGAAGTCTAAGCACAAGAATAATGCCAATGTTGGCACATATTCTACACATATACCCAGCTTTTGCTGGATTCTAGCTATGCTAATGACCATCTCTGGTATCGTCATACATTCTaccattatatatactccACACTGGCGCATATCTAAACCTATCGGTGAGTATGCATATGTATAACCATTTATAACATGCTACAGCCTACAGTTATATGCATCTCGGTACTAGAAGGCAACATGTTGTCGGCGAGACTAGATACGGCCTTCAATTCATCAATTTTAACAATGGAGGTTTTATACAAACGTGGTCCGAAAAGGTAGAAAGTGTGAAGGTAGGCTTTGGGAATTGCGTTAATACAATGCCGCTTACAGAAAAAGGGCTATACCGCTATACAACATAACGAAATGGTCGGTAAAGGAACTTATCGCAGCTTCCAGGGAAGCTACTGCCCCGCTGCCTGTAGAAATGCTATCATCGTACGCATGGAAGGATATGAAAAGATGTTGAAAATCAATAATCTGGTACGTTCATATACTGGAACTCCAATATTCTGCAGCTGAGTCTAATCCTAATTCTCGTTTGTGTACTAGCTGCTCTGGGAGTTGGATGGTACATCCTTTTCGATGCTGACATGACGGTGTCAGGCGTAAGTTCATCGTTAACGTCGTTATAAATCACCAGGGATTATGGGTAGTCGCCGCTGTAATTGGTGGTTGTTCTACTTATTCATGGAATTTTTACACTAATGCGCTGTGGAAAACTATATGCAGTCAACAACAGGTAGGTCTCCGTTATTTGTATAGACCAATCGATACAGATACCATTTCCAGCGGTAGGACCAAATATGAAGCTTAGCTATGTAGCATCCGCGCTATTTGTAGGTGGATGTTTGGTACTAATACTAAGCGCACTATTTTTCCACTGGAGACATACAAGAAGCATCCAAAAAATGTTGCAAGCACATCTGCAAAACAAGCAGAATGATATGGACCCTTTCAGAGATCCCATGGCATACAACCCAATGAAGCCTTCAGCACCTATGGAACCTGGAACTGCCCCTGCACAACAAACACTAAACCCGGGACAGCTATTTTCAGGTATAGGTTTCAACCAAAACCAACAGCAAGGATACCAGTACCCCCAGGGAGGGGCTGGAGTCGGCCCATCAATGTGGAACACTAACGTCCAATACTGAGGATAGTGTCCTAAACAATGaagtaatatataaatgtagtTTGACCAGATTTGGATTGGACACTCCCAACAGTTCCCGGGATAAGCAATATAGAACCTATATAGCTCTCCCACAGATGTGAATATTACCTATGAATTCACTTTGTCAGTAGATTGATCCATAAAACATAAAGCTAATTATGTATCGTCGGTAACAATGACTAACGCGACCGATGTGACATCCATGTTTATGTGCGAGAGCATATAACAGCCTTTGTAACCCTAaatacatttatatatcacctTGATGTAAGATATATGTAACACTCGTCCATCATTACCAATGGTGGCATACACAGACCAGAGGTGGATCGCCCCTAGCCGTTGATGGGGATCATCTCCTGGCATAGAAAAAAGACCGTAAAAACACTTCCCCAGTCAACACCTGAGTATTGGAGCATCTATTATCTCATTAAATCGACTCAGGGATATATATCGCCATCATTTTGAACCGTAAGTTTGCCCAAGGtgtaattatatatgtggTTGGGAGAGCCTTTCCATGCCAATGGCACTGTAAATGACGAATTAACACCCCAGGCTTGTGTTAATTTATTTTTGAATACAAAATTATCTCTGTTTATATTAGAACATTGGTTGGAAGAAGGCATATACCTCCTGTGACCACCTTGCGTTATGGTTATTGTTGATCCATTGACATCAATATATCACTAATATCATTTTAGATTTGACTTTTCGcatacaaatatattaaGATGGCGAAGAAACCCGATCCAAATCAAATCGTCTATGGTAGGTCTTTATTTCGACGTGGTTTATCGATGAGCAGTATATCTCCGTCAGCTCGGTGGTGAAGTAGCACCTTCATCTGTGCTCGCCCCTAAGCTGGGTCCTCTTGGTATGTCTCCCAAGAAGGTGGGTGATGATATCGCCAAGGAGACTTCCAACTGGAAAGGAATCAAGGTTACCGTTAAGCTGACCATCCAGAACAGGCAGGCTAAGATCGAAGTTAAGCCATCGGCCACTGCTCTCTTGATCAAAGAGCTCAAGGAACCACCACGTGATCGTAAGAAGGTTAAGAACATTAAGCATAGTGGTAACCTGACATGGGAACAACTTATGACAGTAGCTCGTACTATGAGGGAGAATTCTATGGCCAAGACTTTGGCTGGTACCGTTAAAGAGATTTTGGGTACCTGCTTCGCTATTGGTTGCACTGTGGACAATGAAAAGCCCCGTGTGCTCCAAGAGAAGATTGACAGCGGCGAGATTGAAATCCCTGCCCAGTAAACCTGAACATAACGTTGATGTTATAATCCATATCTCCGATACGTGATTATTGAATCTAGAGTCCCATGTCTAACAATGATCGGGTAAATAATTGAAGTGTTTTAGCGTACGTTAAAATGAGTTGCCGTAAACAACTCGGCGACTTAATTACATAAATAGATATACTTCACGAAAATCATATGAGCCGCATTTTCGTAAAGCAGTTGCCTATTTTGGTACGACAACATTTGCCGCGAGTAAGCACTTATGGCGCCACAAAGGTCGTTGAAGCGCTGGAAGATGCAGCTCATCTACGTAAACGCGATCAACACGTAGATAAATTTCTGAATCATTGTGTTTCCAGGGCATTGGCAGTGCTTCCGGACCTTAGGTAATAGATCTGGTGTGTATGAATAAAATCTACAGGATCACTGGTATCATTCGTTCGCTATTTGCGCACAAGAACTGTGGTATACAATGCCACAACTTTGTAGAGGAGGTGTGTAAGCAGGAAGATACTTGAACAACTATTAACAGGTGGCATCGTTCCTATTACATGAATGCGGGACGGGAAGACATTATCAGTCATTTCTAGATTCGTCTACAGCGAATGACGTTTTACTACTATACAAGGCTTTTCTAGTGTAAGCGAAATTACAGGATTCTAAAGTCACTCAGGAATGAATACTACAACATCAATCTATATACCCTTTGTATGGGATTACTGGCTACTCAATTATCGCACATGACAGCGTCAGACTGTACAATATTTTTCAAATCACACATAAAGTACATAAAGGCGTATGATGACGAGAAATTCACGAAGGAAGACAGTGCTGTGACAAGAGACAGAATATTGAACCTTCCCTTGGCTACCGAAATCACAGTCAGATATGTAGAGCAGGTATGTTGAATATAGTATGAGTAAGAAATTACAATTATTGAAACGTATCACAAAAACGCAGGGTGGTGGTACGCCGGAAGATGTTACGTTATTCGCTGAATGGTTGATACCGATGCAAAAGTACTATGTAAGGTGCTATCCTACTAATCGTCAATTTATACAGGGGTTCAATCAAGAAATCAGCTCTCTGTTGTCTAAGTTCTATTTTACATTATCGCAAAGACCTGCTATGTTCAACATTGATCATATGCATAGGTAAGACCAGGGTTTCATTCCAAACATATCTACAGAATACTCCAATCCACTTGCAAAGTGTTTAATCAGCTTGACACTGATTCCACAAATCACGCCAAAGCTTTCATGGAATCACTATTACACGAGTCTGAGAGGTATTAGTTAATGTTTATTGACTCAGTTACAAAATAGGAGAAATGATGTCCATACATTCGACAATGCATTTAATACACTTTGTGCATTACAAAAAAGAGGCCATTGGAGGTTTGAACTGTTGAAGGGTTTGTTAGGAAATGAATGTCTTGACCTGATTTTAGGAATGCTATATACCGTGGTGAATAACTATGACTCTAGGCAGCATCATAGAAACATACAGGAGTTGATTGTAAATCTCATCGAAACAATCGACAATGTGCAAGGACAACGGTTTGCAATGAACGTACCATTTGCCTTAGACCTTTGCCCAGGAACAATGGCCCACTTAAAGGTAGTTGAATCCACCTATAATGACACATTTCTGCAGCTAAAACACATGCTGAAATTACTACAAGATAGGAATGATAATATCCTGGCTAAAGCATAATGTAATGAAGTTTAATGCCCTTGTGCGGTATCCATTAATTGTGataatgtgtaacaacTTGACACCATGTTAAATGCTAACAAGGTTATTCTAGATATAAATTAATATTTTCATACGCTTTTAAATGGTTAGACACCGTTTGTCGAAAACTAAGCGGCACAAATGCCGTATGGGCTATGTTAGATAAGCTGCAAGCTCATATGTGTAGTCTTTCCGGGCTTCTGTTTGTATTTACATACATTAATCATATAACACTCGCTATTAGATTGACCAATGATTGCATAAAGTCTGTTCGATTTGGAAGACCGTTGTTCCTAGAGGGTAGACTGTCTAATAATGCAACTTTTGGTGCATTGTCGACTCTAAAACGGGCCTTCCTATGGAATTCTACTACAAATGTGGAAGGTGCGAATGGGATAAGTCATCTTCTATCGCCAACGTGTACCAATAAGCCTCTTTATAATAACCGCTTCCATGGTTACTATGACGCAGGCAATCATCCTGGAAATCATATGCCCCCGAATGGGCAAGATTGGCAACATCATAGGGGATATTATAACCCAAGTTATAATAATTACTATTATGATGGTATGATGCACTATGGAGGAATCTATCCTCAAATGCCGTATGCTAACTCGGGGTACCCTGGATATGGATATCAGGGGATGCCAGGATACTGTCCAGCACAGGTGCCACTTTTCCCACCAGATAACAGATCATACGGCTATAACCCATCAGCTGGATCCGCTGATGTAGAGTATGGCTACGGTAGTACTGCATTAACTAATGGTGGAGCACACATGTGGCAATCCACTAGACAATACCAACATCAACATGCTGCACCGTATCCCGAAATAAGTGGTAACAAACAACAACACCATCAAAAgaatacacaatataataaaagtgtacctggtggtgtatatGGAAGCGAACTTCTGCAAACTTATGTGAGTGAGTCTACAATATCAAAGAGAGAAGAACGCACTACAGTGGTAAAAAACTATTTTGCAGCATTTCAACATTACAAGGATATAATTTGGATGAACGATCATACCCCGGATGAAGAATGGCCTGGTACTGATAAGCTTAAACACGGAGAGCCTTTCTTTGCAGTAATTCAACATTGGATGACGCCAATACACGCAGTGGTACTATCAGTAGACAAAATGGTGGAGTGCTGCATGGTATCAGATGGCGCACCTCCAGAAATCAGTGTACCTACGATGAGAACCCATTTTAAACCCGAACGTATCGTACAAGTTAAGTTAAAATGGCCACAAGAGTTTGACGATAAAGGAAGGCCAATTGTGGAACTATATCATCAAAGGGAGAATAATACATACGTATACCATGAAAACGATACAGCTTGGGGGATGccattaatgatatataggAATCAAGCTATATTGAGTCTAGACAAAAGTGACGATGTTGCGCTACTGTACTTCTGCGAGTTGTGCACAGCTATGCTGGATAACAAAATGTATACGTTTAAAGACTTCCTTGAAAAAGGTGAACGAATTCAGTTGCATTTAACAAGACAACCCATTTTGCCATATCACTTTACATACCGTTCGTGCGTTCCATGGAATTCAACAAAACGCCTTGAATGGGCAAATAAATTCCCCGAGATCAAAAAATTGGTCGCACCATGTGAATATGACAAAGAATTTGTGATGAACGCATATAATTACCAAAATAAAGGTGGATATGGATTTAATGACCATTATTCACAACCAATATTCCAGCGTCCTGA
This window harbors:
- a CDS encoding Chromatin-linked Adaptor for MSL Proteins (CLAMP), whose protein sequence is MKKVSMKSKHKNNANVGTYSTHIPSFCWILAMLMTISGIVIHSTIIYTPHWRISKPIAYSYMHLGTRRQHVVGETRYGLQFINFNNGGFIQTWSEKVESVKKKGYTAIQHNEMVGKGTYRSFQGSYCPAACRNAIIVRMEGYEKMLKINNLLSLILILVCVLAALGVGWYILFDADMTVSGGLWVVAAVIGGCSTYSWNFYTNALWKTICSQQQIPFPAVGPNMKLSYVASALFVGGCLVLILSALFFHWRHTRSIQKMLQAHLQNKQNDMDPFRDPMAYNPMKPSAPMEPGTAPAQQTLNPGQLFSGIGFNQNQQQGYQYPQGGAGVGPSMWNTNVQY
- a CDS encoding RNA polymerase III subunit RPC82 helix-turn-helix domain family protein is translated as MYSTEYELVLRLLEYYFGRKVAKVGAALLLRGHVPLQRLMSNSHTDFKNIRNSLIILIHHGFAEYSVQMQPCGGRRTLMPVYTINSNRALMYPLLPFGCLMAKKELGNTCYDVLLLAAKCATISQRRLGEMCTNTLGITSNDFMASIAMLKQAGYLTICESFDHRMTAVEVNIRGHDANDPLAAMNTAIYHVMQGAELTGADGPVLRVNVEFIVNHLLKDEIVSLVCKRVGDMPMVRAIMKVLMDNQEDKWPMPVDHAKLENSVLNVLQKEFNQEAKGEQVVRLLNALNKHPDNLVQYEAVTRSYYLDWEKAKRMLRKKALFGCVRQLCGSKAARVWNLLVSEVDTDNNVMFDAPKVSTRALVSMQTARSILYQLTLHGFAKHHETDGVGVPVTPAAANDRHVLSFSSTIDMTHIQLMKNSFKFASNLLERLEHEKVRIFHSYFVQSSKKDVEGNAYRKKIDTVEAHLFHVTKFLALMQKLCTESGVN
- a CDS encoding putative 60S ribosomal protein L12 protein: MAKKPDPNQIVYVYLRQLGGEVAPSSVLAPKLGPLGMSPKKVGDDIAKETSNWKGIKVTVKLTIQNRQAKIEVKPSATALLIKELKEPPRDRKKVKNIKHSGNLTWEQLMTVARTMRENSMAKTLAGTVKEILGTCFAIGCTVDNEKPRVLQEKIDSGEIEIPAQ